In Thalassoglobus sp. JC818, one DNA window encodes the following:
- a CDS encoding ABC transporter ATP-binding protein, with the protein MTTETNVVSVKNLNVYYGKLHAVRGISFEIPKGEVFGFIGPNGAGKSSTIRVLATLQKKFSGQVCVNGIEVRENPDRIREMIGFMPDFFGVYEDLTAREYLHFFAAAYRLPKDRRHSTVSDVLELTDLSHKIDSPVDSLSRGMKQRLALARVLLHDPDLLLLDEPASGLDPRARIEVRELLKAMQEMGKTILISSHILHELAQLCTRIGIIEAGQLVAEGSLNEIFQQLSLKRVVHVQIVKLSDEVLKEMEQIPGIDSIERHTDRVAIRLREDELAVEDLHSELVRLGCKIRMFQPEAMDMETAFMKLTEGVTA; encoded by the coding sequence ATGACGACCGAGACGAACGTTGTTTCCGTTAAGAATTTGAACGTCTACTACGGAAAACTCCACGCAGTTCGAGGTATCTCTTTCGAAATCCCCAAGGGGGAAGTCTTCGGATTCATTGGTCCGAACGGGGCTGGTAAGTCCTCGACAATTCGCGTTCTGGCTACCCTTCAGAAAAAGTTCAGCGGGCAAGTTTGCGTGAACGGAATTGAAGTTCGCGAAAACCCCGATCGAATCCGAGAGATGATTGGCTTCATGCCGGACTTTTTCGGGGTCTACGAAGACCTGACCGCCCGAGAATATCTCCACTTCTTTGCCGCAGCCTATCGACTTCCGAAAGACCGCCGTCACAGCACCGTTTCCGACGTCCTTGAACTGACCGACCTGAGTCACAAGATTGACTCTCCAGTCGACTCCCTGTCTCGCGGGATGAAGCAGCGGCTGGCACTCGCTCGTGTTCTGCTTCACGATCCGGACCTGCTTTTGCTCGACGAACCTGCCTCCGGACTCGATCCAAGAGCACGAATTGAGGTTCGCGAACTTCTCAAAGCAATGCAGGAAATGGGCAAAACCATCCTCATTTCGAGCCACATTCTTCACGAACTTGCGCAGCTGTGTACCCGGATTGGAATCATTGAAGCTGGTCAACTGGTCGCAGAGGGATCTCTCAACGAGATTTTTCAGCAGTTGTCACTCAAGCGCGTGGTCCATGTTCAGATCGTCAAACTGAGTGACGAAGTCCTCAAAGAGATGGAACAGATTCCGGGGATTGATTCGATAGAACGCCACACTGATCGCGTTGCGATTCGCCTCCGAGAAGATGAACTCGCCGTTGAAGATCTGCACAGCGAGTTGGTCCGCCTCGGCTGCAAGATTCGGATGTTCCAACCGGAAGCGATGGACATGGAAACAGCGTTCATGAAGTTGACCGAAGGAGTGACCGCCTGA